In Deinococcus maricopensis DSM 21211, the sequence GGGCGGATCACGCCGGTCCCCACGTGGCCGGGCGCGCGCGACAGCAGCAAGATGAGTTCCGTGATCATCGTTTCGAACGCCTCCACGCGGCCGGGGCGCACCCGGCGGCGCACGACGATGGTGACAGGATCGCGTTCCGTTTCCGTCATCAGCACGCCCCATAATGGCGCGGTACGCTGCGCTTATGCACCCTGACCTTTCCAGCGCGCTCGCCGGCGCCGTCCACGCGAACATTGCCACGAACGATGCGGTGTGCGCGGCCCTCACGCCCGCCATGATGGACGCCGTCACGCCCGGCGGGGGGTACACCGTCGCGCAGCACCTCGCGCACATGGCAGCGTCCACGAAACACTGGCTGGCGGAACTGGACGACGCGGCGGGCGCGCCCCTGCCGGACCTGTACGACCTCGCGCCGGACGGCACGCCCGTCGTGCACACCGACCCGGTCCGCGCGGGCGTGGTGCTGCGTGAGACGTGGCAGGCCACGCTGGACGCCGTGACACGCGCGCCGGACCGGGGGGCGCTGCCGCACCCGAGCGCCACGCAGTTCCTGATGCACATGCTGGTGCACGACGCGCACCACCGCGGGCAGCTGCTGCTGGCCCTGAAGGCCGCCGGGCACCCCCTGCCGGATGACGCGGCGATGTGGCGCGACTCCTGGCGGGGAGGGGCATGAAGGCCAGCGGCGACGCGTTTCGCGCGCGCGTGCTCGCCGCGGTGCAGGGCATTCCGAGTGGGCGCGTCATGACGTACGGCAGCGTCGCGGTGCTCGCCGGGCATCCCGGCGCGGCCCGGCAGGTCGGGTTCGTGCTGCGCGGCCTGCCGGACGCGGCGGACGCGGACGTGCCCTGGCAACGGGTCGT encodes:
- a CDS encoding MGMT family protein gives rise to the protein MKASGDAFRARVLAAVQGIPSGRVMTYGSVAVLAGHPGAARQVGFVLRGLPDAADADVPWQRVVNASGGISTYRVGAGELQRALLEAEGVAFSAAGRCDLRVYGWWPPDAPG
- a CDS encoding DinB family protein produces the protein MHPDLSSALAGAVHANIATNDAVCAALTPAMMDAVTPGGGYTVAQHLAHMAASTKHWLAELDDAAGAPLPDLYDLAPDGTPVVHTDPVRAGVVLRETWQATLDAVTRAPDRGALPHPSATQFLMHMLVHDAHHRGQLLLALKAAGHPLPDDAAMWRDSWRGGA